From a region of the Aeoliella mucimassa genome:
- a CDS encoding sialate O-acetylesterase encodes MGIETEQNTQQYMTIPSWKRAIAIATMVMAISVAAIDLSVAERIHVFLVGGQSNADGRAPISGLPAELQGQQLDVPFYWGEAAANGVTNTDDIELNYAFLRPGSSRTGGFGPEVTFGRAMADYYAARGEKVALIKHAQGGTTLSSDWLAGGNGTTTDDGGVYQVFQYVVATGFAEIQNGLPGQDTGPAPRLVAPSLLAAESAEEQIEISLDGMIWMQGESDAVADASLAYEDNLRDFISDVRTTYGADLPIVIGQLSSNQTSLNSTYREQIRAAQAAVAFSEPKTALVYTDDFALQGDFLHFSATGQHDLGYAFATAMQPLVVPEPSGVALAIPTMVLARWMRGQGRNHTTAACGRTRTEELP; translated from the coding sequence ATGGGCATCGAAACCGAACAGAATACGCAACAGTACATGACGATACCTAGCTGGAAGAGAGCGATCGCGATTGCGACCATGGTCATGGCCATCTCGGTTGCTGCAATCGACCTGTCGGTTGCCGAGAGGATTCATGTTTTCCTGGTCGGAGGACAGTCGAACGCCGACGGTCGCGCGCCCATCAGTGGACTTCCCGCCGAGCTACAAGGACAGCAGTTGGATGTGCCTTTCTACTGGGGCGAAGCGGCTGCCAATGGAGTTACCAACACGGACGATATCGAATTGAACTACGCTTTCCTGCGACCAGGCAGTTCGAGGACCGGCGGTTTTGGACCGGAGGTCACTTTTGGACGCGCGATGGCGGACTACTACGCCGCGAGAGGCGAGAAAGTCGCTCTCATAAAGCATGCTCAAGGTGGCACCACTCTCTCCAGCGATTGGCTAGCGGGTGGCAACGGTACCACCACCGACGATGGTGGAGTCTATCAGGTGTTCCAGTATGTCGTCGCCACGGGGTTTGCTGAAATTCAGAACGGACTACCCGGCCAAGACACCGGTCCTGCTCCCCGGCTGGTGGCTCCCAGTCTTCTCGCCGCAGAGAGTGCCGAGGAGCAAATCGAGATATCCCTCGACGGCATGATCTGGATGCAGGGCGAGAGCGACGCCGTCGCGGACGCAAGCCTGGCTTACGAAGACAATCTTCGCGATTTTATCAGCGACGTCCGCACCACCTACGGAGCGGACCTTCCCATTGTGATTGGCCAACTATCGAGTAATCAAACGAGCCTGAACAGCACGTACCGAGAGCAAATCCGAGCGGCACAGGCGGCCGTCGCGTTCTCGGAGCCGAAAACTGCGCTCGTGTATACCGACGATTTCGCCCTGCAGGGCGATTTCCTCCACTTTAGTGCCACCGGTCAGCACGATTTGGGCTATGCCTTTGCCACCGCGATGCAACCGCTAGTGGTGCCCGAACCGTCGGGAGTGGCGCTAGCCATCCCAACGATGGTCCTGGCCCGCTGGATGCGCGGCCAAGGACGTAACCACACAACTGCCGCTTGCGGCCGCACGAGAACGGAAGAATTGCCATGA
- a CDS encoding DUF1559 domain-containing protein — protein MTMSLRVHPPRLRRIGRSRSRGFTLVELLVVIAIIGILVGLLLPAVQSARESARRVQCQNNLKQAGLALLGYEDTHGVLPPRMVGPNTSAPARVSGWVLLCPYMEQQALYDQIMSVDPIPAPYDSTFAPFNVQIPGLLCPSDQSGQGSIQYQTAHSNYRFSIGDTIAEAPLGDKPRGIMSNGSKVALRQITDGTSNTIAVSERMVLNDSKDVRQDLAFNVNLRQQGPIICLSFASGGQFKFDRVSSIEDPGNWLGKRWNDGMAYYATFQTVLPPNSPACQEGSFDGHAGLFPPSSGHVSGVNAVYVDGSVHFIEEGIDTGNLAAKEVASGPSPYGVWGALGSKAGEEVGDNAPTTTGSPTDPR, from the coding sequence ATGACTATGAGCCTACGAGTCCACCCGCCGCGGCTGCGACGGATCGGCCGAAGTCGCTCACGCGGCTTTACGCTCGTCGAGCTACTGGTGGTGATTGCCATCATTGGCATTCTCGTGGGCCTGCTGCTGCCTGCCGTGCAGTCGGCTCGCGAGTCGGCACGGCGTGTTCAGTGCCAGAACAATCTCAAACAAGCAGGGCTCGCCCTGCTAGGGTATGAAGATACTCACGGGGTTTTGCCCCCCCGGATGGTCGGACCCAACACATCGGCACCTGCGCGCGTGAGTGGATGGGTGTTGCTTTGCCCCTACATGGAACAGCAAGCCTTGTACGACCAGATCATGAGCGTCGATCCCATACCCGCGCCGTACGACAGCACGTTTGCCCCCTTCAATGTGCAGATACCCGGCCTGCTATGTCCTTCGGATCAAAGCGGCCAGGGGTCGATCCAATACCAAACTGCACACTCGAACTACCGTTTCTCCATCGGCGACACCATTGCAGAGGCCCCTTTGGGCGACAAGCCGCGGGGCATCATGAGCAATGGCTCGAAAGTTGCCCTTCGGCAGATCACCGATGGCACATCGAATACCATCGCCGTCTCGGAACGTATGGTGCTGAACGACTCGAAGGATGTTCGGCAAGATTTGGCTTTCAATGTGAACCTGCGGCAGCAAGGCCCGATCATCTGCCTGTCGTTTGCAAGCGGTGGTCAGTTCAAATTCGACCGTGTCAGCTCGATCGAAGACCCAGGCAATTGGCTGGGGAAACGGTGGAACGATGGCATGGCCTATTACGCCACGTTCCAAACCGTCCTGCCCCCCAATTCTCCCGCCTGCCAGGAAGGATCGTTCGACGGCCATGCTGGGCTGTTCCCGCCAAGCAGTGGTCACGTGTCGGGCGTCAACGCGGTATACGTGGATGGGTCGGTACATTTCATTGAGGAAGGCATCGACACGGGTAATCTCGCTGCAAAGGAAGTTGCCAGTGGCCCCAGCCCTTACGGCGTCTGGGGGGCCTTAGGCTCCAAGGCCGGCGAAGAAGTGGGCGACAACGCACCCACCACTACAGGTAGTCCAACAGATCCTCGCTGA
- a CDS encoding FecR family protein: MGVPSTTPEFNSQRLQDLTLAKCYESLSEGGVQELSSILSSSAEARSEYYRLVSVHSELEIGLRSSEENYHESCFDSSLLSDIRTEHRGVSTRNLWQLCTAACLLVAIGGASVMWWYQEPANLANNNSIPPDVPVTPVALVCRITPLTKQPEWTLGRIGVANKDEVLQGDTLFLKGGAVKLDFTSGTSAVLNSPLVMQIVSVDRVRLMEGGMKVDVPKGAEGFRVESDSAEIVDLGTSFSVNVNDGDTNLVVFDGEVDLKSINAHRSGEPADDWVVKRFVAGEAVLISKEGTLSRIVQVQQPTLDHGEDGAPLQSVITSVRDSIKRNDFFGFYEIIPRGMHEEAFAFVDRVHEWNGVTADGMPSYLIGGDLVKTFNSDKLTDELKIILELAEPSAVYILLDPRVPTPEWLMTTFENTGDLVGLDENRDGKQNGIGPGDNIDREFSVWRCEYPNAGAVTLGPNGTEGYIRNRKLGQWAMSNMYGIVVVPLDDAK; encoded by the coding sequence ATGGGAGTGCCATCAACAACACCAGAATTCAACAGCCAGCGTCTGCAGGACTTGACCCTGGCCAAGTGCTATGAGTCCTTGTCGGAAGGTGGAGTGCAGGAATTGTCCTCCATTCTCTCGTCGTCGGCTGAGGCTCGCTCAGAATACTATCGGCTCGTCTCTGTGCATTCGGAACTCGAGATCGGACTGCGAAGCTCCGAAGAGAACTACCACGAGAGTTGCTTCGATTCCTCACTGCTATCAGACATCCGCACGGAGCACCGTGGAGTCTCGACGAGAAATCTCTGGCAACTGTGCACGGCGGCGTGCTTGCTTGTTGCGATCGGCGGCGCTAGTGTGATGTGGTGGTATCAGGAGCCGGCCAATCTGGCCAACAACAACTCGATCCCGCCTGACGTCCCGGTGACTCCTGTTGCCTTGGTTTGCAGGATTACACCTTTGACGAAGCAGCCCGAGTGGACCCTAGGCCGCATAGGCGTGGCCAATAAGGATGAGGTGCTTCAAGGGGATACGCTCTTCCTTAAGGGGGGAGCCGTGAAGTTGGATTTCACGAGCGGCACGTCGGCTGTTTTGAACTCGCCCCTCGTAATGCAGATTGTGTCCGTCGATCGCGTGCGACTGATGGAAGGTGGCATGAAGGTGGACGTGCCGAAGGGTGCCGAAGGATTTCGAGTGGAGTCGGACAGTGCCGAAATAGTCGACCTGGGCACTTCCTTCTCCGTCAATGTGAACGACGGCGACACAAACCTTGTAGTGTTCGACGGCGAGGTCGATCTGAAATCAATTAATGCTCATCGCTCAGGCGAGCCAGCAGACGATTGGGTGGTGAAGCGTTTCGTGGCTGGCGAGGCGGTACTGATATCGAAGGAGGGTACTCTCTCGCGAATCGTCCAAGTGCAGCAGCCCACACTCGACCATGGGGAGGATGGCGCGCCGCTACAGTCGGTGATCACGTCGGTGCGCGACAGCATCAAGCGAAACGACTTCTTTGGTTTCTACGAGATTATTCCCCGTGGCATGCATGAGGAGGCCTTCGCCTTCGTCGATCGTGTACACGAATGGAACGGAGTGACTGCCGACGGTATGCCCTCGTATCTGATTGGCGGCGACCTGGTGAAGACCTTCAACTCCGACAAGCTAACAGACGAGCTGAAGATCATCCTCGAACTGGCGGAACCTAGCGCTGTCTACATACTATTGGACCCGCGTGTACCAACTCCTGAATGGCTCATGACTACGTTTGAGAATACGGGCGACCTGGTTGGGCTGGATGAGAATCGGGATGGCAAGCAGAACGGCATTGGGCCGGGCGACAACATCGACCGTGAATTCTCGGTATGGCGATGCGAGTATCCCAATGCCGGCGCCGTCACGCTGGGGCCGAACGGAACCGAGGGTTACATAAGGAATCGAAAACTCGGTCAATGGGCGATGTCGAATATGTACGGAATCGTCGTGGTGCCGTTGGACGATGCGAAATGA
- a CDS encoding sigma-70 family RNA polymerase sigma factor, whose product MAADVESALNIGNMSSSDDEFVAILTAKQSALRTFIVSLIPHQVDADDVLQEVNMALWRKREVYDRSQPFMPWAIRFASIHIRSHRSRAANSRLWFSEEAMHQLTEDSIRGDVQLGARGHSSLQGCVDRLVGPQRELIEDRYRNELTVKQIAAKTQRPASTVYKILGKSLQLLRDCIERSQRQLDGR is encoded by the coding sequence TTGGCTGCCGATGTGGAGTCTGCTTTGAACATAGGAAATATGTCGTCGAGTGATGACGAATTCGTCGCGATTCTGACGGCGAAGCAGAGTGCGTTGCGAACGTTCATAGTGAGTCTCATCCCACATCAGGTGGATGCGGACGACGTGCTGCAAGAGGTCAATATGGCTCTCTGGCGCAAGCGAGAAGTCTACGACCGAAGCCAGCCTTTTATGCCCTGGGCGATTCGATTTGCTTCCATCCATATCCGCAGCCACCGCAGCCGAGCTGCAAACAGCCGCCTCTGGTTCAGTGAAGAAGCCATGCATCAGCTGACCGAGGACAGCATACGTGGCGACGTTCAATTGGGAGCCCGAGGCCATTCTTCGCTGCAGGGGTGCGTCGACAGATTGGTTGGACCGCAACGTGAGTTAATCGAGGATCGATATCGAAACGAACTCACCGTTAAGCAAATAGCTGCCAAGACACAAAGGCCAGCAAGCACGGTTTACAAGATTCTGGGTAAAAGCTTGCAGCTGTTGCGCGATTGCATCGAGCGTTCCCAACGACAATTGGATGGGAGGTAG
- a CDS encoding DUF1559 domain-containing protein, with translation MNRAPSRREAFTLVELLVVIVIIGILVALLLPAVQAAREVARRTQCTNQLKQIVLAIDLYESSRKHYPRGRVGCDPGTQSASAKAGLPTANCELNKSYSGFVEILPQLELTALYDSIDFENGFWHNPGRPELLGEDTHLPANRTAVATPVVTYNCPSDFRPSVVDWSKGPEAVGSYALCMGTTGPSGGLDPIAVKADNTGMFLYARKIKRRQVTDGMSRTLYVGETIDGHLKPTSNRWTAAARHQDSLRSTENPLNTPTGYGILYEEYGYKTNGSFASRHPGGGSFAFGDGHVEFLVDEIDIWTYRTLSTRANGDLEGVVYDSTPAPR, from the coding sequence ATGAATCGGGCTCCTTCCCGACGCGAGGCTTTCACCTTAGTCGAACTACTTGTGGTGATAGTCATTATTGGGATCCTGGTTGCACTTCTGCTGCCGGCAGTGCAGGCGGCTCGAGAAGTTGCGCGACGGACTCAGTGCACCAATCAGCTCAAGCAGATCGTACTGGCGATCGACCTCTACGAGTCCTCTCGCAAGCACTACCCGCGAGGCCGAGTGGGCTGCGACCCAGGCACGCAATCGGCCTCAGCCAAGGCCGGTTTACCCACGGCAAACTGCGAGCTCAACAAGTCGTACAGCGGATTCGTGGAGATCCTGCCGCAGCTGGAGCTAACAGCGCTTTACGATTCCATCGATTTTGAGAACGGCTTCTGGCACAATCCTGGTCGTCCTGAACTGCTCGGCGAAGATACTCACCTTCCTGCGAATCGTACGGCGGTGGCAACGCCGGTGGTAACCTACAACTGCCCATCCGACTTCAGGCCCTCAGTAGTCGACTGGAGTAAGGGACCGGAAGCCGTCGGCAGCTACGCGTTGTGCATGGGCACGACGGGTCCAAGCGGTGGCTTGGATCCCATTGCCGTGAAAGCAGACAATACCGGGATGTTCTTATACGCTCGGAAGATCAAGCGGAGACAGGTCACCGATGGGATGAGTCGAACCCTATATGTGGGGGAAACTATCGATGGTCACCTGAAGCCAACCTCGAATCGTTGGACTGCCGCCGCCCGACACCAAGACAGCCTGAGGTCAACAGAAAACCCTTTGAACACACCCACCGGCTATGGAATCCTCTATGAGGAGTATGGGTACAAGACAAATGGTAGTTTTGCCAGCCGTCACCCGGGCGGAGGTTCGTTCGCGTTTGGTGATGGTCACGTAGAGTTCTTGGTCGACGAAATCGATATCTGGACCTACCGGACCCTGTCTACGCGTGCCAATGGCGACCTGGAAGGCGTAGTCTACGATTCCACGCCTGCACCGCGCTAG
- a CDS encoding autotransporter-associated beta strand repeat-containing protein has translation MSRHHLGAIFGVFALLQIMTCSPAWAAPPSYESEVLGDNPFLYYRFNEASGTVADDASTNMFDGTYIDGPTLGVAGMGAGSDTAASFSAGASQHVAAPAASRSFSSMLGSSSFEFVFSSTNTTSTAMLYGVGNDGSNTFSHIAFNDGAPGVMRLYMRDEDNQDIGGYFDASSILDGSYHHVVWTHDMTGDSAASRLRVYVDGLPVDLTFNGGQEDLVDNFAAEYEYDPYFAARNARGTLDFAYNGDLDEAALYGSVLSPLDVLGHATGLGISTSDYWTLDSGGSFNTDSNWSGNAVPTGSALFAGSLTAANAPAVVTLDNAVSLDKLQFASLESYELAGPAALTLTGGAELAASAGTHTVSADVAGTSGLVKTGGGAVRLLGAKSYTGNTDVQQGTLLLSDFDAIDNQNSASLNIGSGGRVVVEGAASPLAAQLTGTGTLGFDLPAGQSTTFSSGNASFSGAIELSGSSTLVVGHNDALGAGGTEASRTEVAANSEAKVVLPGGVTVQNEALIIGSNGSSSGTGALVSNGDNTWNGVVVAQSGNSANYHYFESNAGTLTLRAIHPNADLGSNTQKDDHYFIFDGDGDFVITERISDAEVIVDTDTVIPGSIEDTRVYKRGAGTMTLAYATTSADDYWFGSTYVEEGTLVVSSDGFDNGELRSQYIEIQDNATLDLSAFNEYRQQVGQVIRGGGTMKVGNQLTMYNDGDLHIEGRGGPGEIETFTVSGGNVVLNSEGSGGEWDFAVGNTEDPSGDLMSIPDGTFSTSGAASITLNVYPANGHLDAGRYTIVSHNGGPVTGMNGVTARITSPTGTPLATRPGLSVAVDGTQSGKIEVVVTGEEGSITWAGTNASPVWDVDNSTNWAGGDKFYDVDQVTFDDTAERTEVSIPSGSRYPGSITFANDTKTYRLSGTGTVRTHGDLNITGAAPVIFAYNRAGRIEGVTTVESGSELRIEGLSTDNLNNSGILTLGATQEKDVLQQNGTLSVGSNGYRVMAFEAEQYQSDGLYETAAPFWTISADAGASGGQALLALPDEANETSNSNSAQNYVTYSMQFAEPGEYQFFVRARAEDAGSDGTLNDDGFMLPLIDLDGDRPTYTSNNKAVHLGTTSVLNEEGGNAGSDATAYDWYRTTSTYFDHITVTADDIANGVVFELNVATREGGMVIDKIAFVADPDFGTDANFGTLTDADLDAVSTMLTTVPTTFTTEANRLNVYDELNLIGDDSVLNMRIGSASSYDIVQVYGNLAADGTLNVGSVGDVVEGVAGDIFPILGFETFSGAFDTVNLPALAAGLAWDASNLFITGELSIIAAAGLPGDFNNDGMVDLADYTVWRDNLGADESVLPVGTGDNSSVVDAGDYLLWKNSFGATLSTLSAADSSVVPEPASIAMLATLLLGVVYARARK, from the coding sequence ATGAGCCGGCATCACTTAGGTGCAATCTTCGGTGTATTTGCACTGCTGCAAATCATGACTTGTAGTCCCGCTTGGGCAGCGCCGCCGTCCTACGAGTCGGAGGTACTCGGCGACAATCCATTCTTGTACTACCGCTTCAACGAAGCGAGCGGCACCGTGGCCGACGACGCCAGTACGAACATGTTCGACGGCACTTACATCGATGGTCCGACTCTGGGCGTGGCCGGCATGGGCGCGGGTAGCGACACGGCGGCCTCGTTCTCGGCAGGGGCGAGCCAGCATGTAGCGGCCCCAGCGGCGTCTAGGTCGTTCTCGTCGATGCTCGGCAGTTCCTCCTTCGAGTTCGTCTTCAGTTCGACCAACACCACCAGCACTGCCATGCTGTACGGTGTAGGCAACGACGGAAGCAACACCTTTTCGCACATCGCGTTTAACGATGGTGCACCGGGAGTGATGCGACTCTACATGCGTGATGAAGATAACCAGGACATCGGCGGCTACTTCGATGCCTCGAGTATCCTTGACGGGTCCTACCACCACGTCGTCTGGACTCACGATATGACCGGTGACTCGGCCGCGAGTCGACTGCGGGTCTATGTGGACGGTCTGCCGGTGGACCTGACCTTCAACGGCGGGCAAGAAGACCTGGTCGATAACTTCGCAGCCGAGTACGAGTACGACCCCTACTTTGCCGCGCGTAACGCACGCGGAACGCTCGATTTCGCCTATAACGGCGATTTGGACGAGGCGGCGCTCTACGGTTCGGTCCTTTCGCCACTCGACGTGCTGGGGCACGCTACAGGGTTAGGTATCTCGACTTCCGACTACTGGACACTCGACAGCGGCGGCAGCTTCAACACCGACTCGAATTGGAGTGGCAATGCCGTGCCCACCGGCTCCGCGTTGTTCGCCGGCTCGCTTACAGCGGCCAATGCGCCGGCCGTCGTCACGCTTGATAACGCCGTATCGCTCGACAAACTGCAGTTTGCGAGCCTCGAAAGTTACGAACTCGCCGGACCGGCGGCGCTCACGCTCACAGGGGGCGCGGAGCTTGCCGCTTCGGCCGGCACGCACACCGTTTCCGCCGATGTCGCTGGCACATCGGGCCTAGTGAAGACCGGCGGCGGCGCCGTGCGGCTGCTGGGCGCCAAGTCGTACACTGGCAACACCGACGTGCAGCAAGGCACGCTGCTGCTGAGCGACTTCGATGCTATCGACAACCAAAACAGTGCCTCGCTAAACATCGGCAGCGGTGGCCGCGTGGTGGTCGAAGGAGCCGCCAGCCCGCTGGCCGCGCAGCTCACCGGTACCGGTACGCTTGGGTTCGATCTTCCGGCGGGGCAGTCCACCACCTTCAGCAGCGGCAACGCCAGCTTCAGCGGGGCTATCGAGCTATCGGGGTCGTCGACGCTGGTAGTCGGTCACAACGACGCCCTCGGCGCCGGTGGCACCGAGGCCTCGCGCACGGAAGTGGCCGCTAATAGCGAAGCCAAAGTCGTGCTCCCCGGCGGGGTTACTGTTCAAAATGAGGCCTTGATCATCGGCTCGAACGGTTCCTCGTCCGGCACGGGAGCCTTGGTCAGCAATGGCGACAACACCTGGAACGGTGTGGTCGTCGCCCAGTCAGGAAACTCGGCCAATTATCACTACTTTGAGTCGAACGCGGGAACGCTGACGCTTCGCGCGATCCACCCCAATGCCGACCTGGGTAGCAACACTCAAAAAGACGATCACTACTTTATCTTCGATGGCGATGGCGACTTTGTGATCACCGAGCGGATTAGCGACGCGGAAGTTATCGTCGATACCGACACCGTCATTCCGGGCAGCATCGAAGACACGCGGGTCTACAAGCGCGGCGCCGGCACCATGACGCTGGCCTACGCCACCACCTCGGCCGACGACTACTGGTTCGGCTCCACTTACGTAGAGGAAGGAACCTTGGTCGTCTCCAGCGATGGTTTCGATAACGGCGAGTTGCGAAGCCAGTATATCGAGATCCAGGATAACGCCACGCTCGATCTCTCGGCATTCAATGAGTACCGGCAGCAGGTGGGCCAAGTGATTCGGGGTGGAGGCACCATGAAGGTCGGCAATCAACTTACCATGTACAACGATGGCGACTTGCACATCGAAGGCCGCGGTGGGCCCGGAGAAATCGAGACCTTCACCGTCTCGGGTGGCAATGTGGTGCTCAACTCGGAGGGCTCGGGGGGCGAATGGGATTTCGCCGTAGGCAATACAGAAGATCCGTCCGGCGACCTGATGTCGATTCCCGATGGAACATTTTCGACCAGCGGTGCCGCGAGCATCACGCTGAATGTCTATCCGGCAAACGGTCACTTGGACGCTGGCCGGTACACGATTGTGTCACACAACGGTGGCCCCGTGACTGGCATGAACGGTGTGACGGCCCGTATCACGAGCCCTACTGGAACACCGCTCGCGACTCGGCCTGGCCTCTCGGTAGCTGTCGACGGAACGCAGAGTGGCAAGATCGAGGTGGTCGTCACCGGTGAGGAAGGTTCCATCACCTGGGCCGGCACCAACGCCTCGCCAGTATGGGATGTCGACAACTCGACCAACTGGGCGGGGGGCGACAAATTCTACGATGTAGATCAGGTGACCTTCGACGATACCGCCGAGCGTACCGAGGTGTCCATCCCGAGTGGCAGCAGGTACCCGGGAAGCATCACCTTCGCGAACGACACCAAGACTTATCGGCTGAGTGGTACTGGCACTGTCCGCACGCACGGCGACTTGAACATCACCGGTGCGGCCCCCGTCATTTTTGCCTACAACCGCGCAGGTAGGATCGAGGGCGTTACGACCGTCGAGAGCGGCAGCGAACTTAGAATCGAGGGTTTAAGCACCGATAACTTGAATAACTCGGGTATCCTCACGCTGGGCGCCACTCAAGAGAAAGATGTGTTGCAACAGAACGGCACGCTCTCGGTCGGCAGCAACGGCTACCGCGTGATGGCCTTCGAGGCCGAACAGTACCAATCCGACGGCCTGTACGAGACCGCCGCGCCATTCTGGACCATTTCGGCCGACGCGGGCGCATCGGGCGGGCAGGCACTGCTAGCGCTACCCGACGAAGCCAACGAAACCAGCAACAGCAACAGCGCGCAAAACTACGTCACCTATTCCATGCAGTTCGCCGAACCGGGTGAGTACCAGTTCTTTGTGCGGGCTCGTGCCGAAGACGCCGGCAGCGATGGCACCCTGAACGACGACGGCTTCATGCTGCCCCTAATTGATCTCGATGGCGATCGACCCACGTACACTAGCAATAATAAAGCAGTGCACCTGGGTACCACGTCGGTCCTCAACGAGGAAGGTGGTAACGCCGGCTCCGACGCCACGGCCTACGACTGGTACCGTACCACATCCACGTACTTCGACCACATCACGGTCACCGCCGACGACATCGCCAACGGCGTGGTGTTCGAACTGAATGTCGCGACGCGTGAGGGGGGTATGGTGATCGACAAGATTGCGTTTGTTGCCGACCCCGACTTCGGCACCGATGCGAACTTCGGCACCCTGACCGACGCCGACCTTGACGCGGTATCGACCATGCTGACTACGGTGCCGACAACGTTTACCACCGAGGCAAACCGGCTGAATGTGTACGATGAATTGAACCTGATTGGCGACGACTCGGTGCTGAACATGCGAATTGGCTCCGCCAGCAGCTACGACATAGTGCAGGTATATGGCAATCTGGCCGCCGACGGCACGCTGAACGTCGGCAGCGTCGGCGACGTGGTCGAGGGTGTGGCGGGCGACATCTTCCCGATCCTCGGTTTTGAAACGTTCAGCGGGGCCTTCGACACGGTGAACCTGCCCGCCCTGGCCGCCGGCTTGGCCTGGGACGCCTCGAACCTGTTTATAACGGGCGAGCTGTCCATCATCGCAGCGGCCGGTCTGCCTGGCGACTTCAATAATGATGGCATGGTCGACCTGGCCGACTACACGGTTTGGCGGGATAACCTTGGTGCCGACGAGTCCGTATTGCCGGTCGGCACTGGTGACAATTCCAGCGTTGTTGACGCGGGAGACTACCTGCTCTGGAAAAATAGCTTCGGCGCCACGTTGAGTACATTGAGTGCTGCGGACAGCAGCGTTGTCCCCGAGCCCGCCTCGATTGCCATGCTGGCAACCTTGCTGCTGGGCGTGGTCTATGCCAGAGCACGCAAGTAG